From one Palaemon carinicauda isolate YSFRI2023 unplaced genomic scaffold, ASM3689809v2 scaffold548, whole genome shotgun sequence genomic stretch:
- the LOC137637137 gene encoding uncharacterized protein, whose amino-acid sequence MACKMFKIAVTFLVLSLASAASPFHPTVAQTSPSPATYEVLGVLELEATPDKHDQIMVAMLDILPDINRMMQAMTVNSTISANMTEAESMVKVNHIIQTAIAMSRMILEVNAEAQGREVSTEDLQKLKAVETEAYRMVKHYMANYLSTLPNCYCTGTGDDPATATSSTGATAASSGRVSTTSTASAVSGGATPSKSKAIARPVASSPPTARNVEPVRQPIPPQNLQNLPFNSLSNLLKSLPAGTKVL is encoded by the exons ATGGCTTGTAAG ATGTTCAAAATCGCAGTAACCTTTTTGGTTTTGAGTTTGGCCTCTGCAGCATCTCCCTTCCATCCCACAGTAGCCCAGACTAGTCCGTCCCCGGCCACGTACGAAGTCCTGGGAGTTCTGGAGTTGGAGGCTACTCCGGACAAGCACGATCAGATTATGGTTGCCATGTTGGACATCTTGCCAGACATCAACAGGATGATGCAAGCCATGACTGTCAATTCGACCATTTCTGCCAACATGACCGAAGCAGAGAGTATGGTGAAAGTCAACCACATAATCCAGACAGCCATCGCCATGAGCCGGATGATCCTGGAAGTCAACGCGGAGGCTCAGGGTAGGGAAGTGTCCACTGAGGACCTACAGAAACTGAAGGCTGTGGAAACCGAGGCCTACAGAATGGTAAAGCATTACATGGCCAATTACCTCTCAACTCTTCCTAACTGCTATTGCACTGGGACTGGAGATGATCCAGCCACGGCGACGTCCTCTACTGGAGCTACAGCTGCATCGTCTGGCAGAGTTTCGACGACCAGTACAGCTTCTGCTGTCTCTGGCGGAGCAACCCCTTCAAAATCAAAAGCTATTGCCAGGCCTGTTGCCTCATCACCACCTACAGCAAGGAACGTTGAGCCTGTAAGACAACCCATTCCTCCACAAAATCTACAgaacctgccattcaactccttgTCCAATCTTCTGAAGTCTCTCCCTGCAGGCACTAAGGTCCTATGA